A single Caldalkalibacillus salinus DNA region contains:
- a CDS encoding LiaF transmembrane domain-containing protein, which yields MSNYRVGTTSAGILFVCLGLGLLLQLFFDFSVVSQLLNWWPLLLILIGGEILWGVKRTKSSEASHENGKIRYDILSIFIVILFSFATLFLYAFQESGVVTFAHQTLASQSYSIQSTPVEQDIPDQVEEVMIVGSEVAALQLETTDSDRMLIHSNWRNIFAESETQARALIENTIQTSIEGQTMYITLNNVQNKLFFHPPARGQISIAIPHHLSVNGDMVNSDTTIKVDAIQQDWHIKSRSISARVNNQEDVNVHANAFHGHIHENETFWSDINEQQTRAIRQLPEASNTLYLETNSGSITAEVFDR from the coding sequence ATGAGTAATTATCGAGTAGGAACAACGAGTGCCGGCATACTGTTCGTCTGTTTAGGATTAGGGTTGTTACTTCAGTTATTTTTTGATTTTTCCGTGGTAAGTCAGTTATTAAACTGGTGGCCACTCTTATTGATTTTGATCGGGGGAGAAATTCTGTGGGGTGTTAAACGAACAAAATCAAGCGAAGCGTCACACGAAAACGGAAAGATTCGTTATGATATCCTGTCCATCTTCATTGTGATCCTATTTTCATTTGCAACACTCTTTCTGTATGCTTTCCAAGAGTCTGGTGTGGTCACTTTTGCCCATCAAACGCTTGCAAGTCAGTCCTATAGTATTCAAAGTACCCCCGTTGAACAAGATATCCCAGACCAAGTCGAGGAGGTTATGATCGTAGGAAGTGAAGTGGCAGCGCTACAGCTGGAGACGACAGACAGTGACCGAATGTTAATCCACTCCAATTGGAGAAATATTTTTGCAGAGAGTGAAACGCAGGCACGTGCTTTAATAGAAAATACGATTCAGACTTCAATTGAAGGGCAAACGATGTATATCACATTAAACAATGTTCAAAACAAGTTATTCTTTCACCCACCTGCACGAGGTCAAATTAGTATCGCCATTCCTCACCATTTAAGCGTAAATGGGGACATGGTGAACAGCGATACGACGATAAAAGTGGACGCCATACAGCAAGATTGGCACATTAAGAGTCGGTCCATCTCAGCACGGGTAAATAATCAAGAAGACGTCAATGTCCATGCCAACGCATTTCACGGTCACATTCACGAAAATGAAACCTTTTGGTCAGACATAAATGAACAGCAAACACGAGCCATAAGGCAGTTACCGGAAGCGTCGAACACGCTTTACTTGGAAACGAACTCTGGCAGTATTACGGCAGAAGTTTTTGATAGATGA